In Natronocella acetinitrilica, the following proteins share a genomic window:
- a CDS encoding phasin family protein — protein MYAELFSKTTDQMQQLMAPARKMQEVMVEHVARLADFQMDSMKQYSEMTIGQLRSLQDVKSPEDFQQLMSGQSELLKGFTEQMSTDISELTKLQRDLSEELQKLSQESMSSYAEGARKQARQAVSTAKKSA, from the coding sequence GTGTACGCAGAACTCTTCTCAAAGACCACCGACCAGATGCAGCAGCTCATGGCTCCTGCCCGAAAGATGCAGGAAGTCATGGTTGAGCACGTTGCCAGGCTGGCGGACTTCCAGATGGACAGCATGAAGCAGTATTCCGAGATGACCATCGGCCAGCTCCGCTCCCTGCAGGATGTCAAGAGCCCCGAGGACTTCCAGCAACTGATGAGCGGCCAGAGCGAGTTGCTCAAGGGCTTCACCGAGCAGATGTCCACTGACATCAGCGAGCTGACGAAGCTGCAGCGCGACCTCTCTGAAGAACTGCAGAAGCTCTCCCAGGAGAGCATGAGCAGCTACGCCGAGGGGGCCAGGAAGCAGGCCCGCCAGGCCGTGAGCACGGCCAAGAAATCGGCCTGA
- a CDS encoding PrpF domain-containing protein, producing the protein MTDRVPAVLMRGGGSKGLFIRVNDLPVDPQARDALILRMMGSPDATGHQLDGVGGGRPESSRVALISESLRPDCDICYRFGQVLPQADHIDYSGCCLDLAAAAGLYALQAGLASAAHDKTTVAIWQENLQQRLLVHVPGVEAMPAGGEGTIRIAGVPRSGPAIDVDLLAGPTAPPCLATDQPSDLLHLDDGSRVRASLVVLGRPTIFVKASDFGLNGDEPPEGWHHTTLQLLDQVVRAGAAHMGLAGAPSSDRTAHPAIVVVGPAADVIDEEGNTHPPESMHLLGRCILAARLQPDFPADCAIALAVAAAIPGTVVEELIGQPMNRISLGHAGGVMPLEAHVRLDDGIWIADRTRITRTARRLMSGHVFP; encoded by the coding sequence ATGACTGACAGAGTACCCGCCGTATTGATGCGCGGCGGAGGCAGCAAGGGCCTGTTCATTCGTGTCAACGACCTGCCCGTTGATCCGCAGGCGAGAGATGCCCTCATCCTGCGCATGATGGGCAGCCCCGATGCGACCGGACACCAGCTTGACGGAGTCGGTGGCGGCAGACCGGAAAGCAGCCGTGTTGCTCTGATCAGTGAGAGTCTCAGACCCGACTGCGACATCTGCTACCGCTTCGGACAGGTCTTGCCACAGGCAGACCATATCGACTACTCGGGATGCTGCCTCGACCTGGCCGCGGCTGCCGGCCTCTATGCACTGCAGGCCGGCCTGGCCAGCGCCGCCCATGACAAGACTACGGTGGCCATCTGGCAGGAGAACCTGCAGCAGCGTCTGCTCGTCCACGTCCCCGGGGTTGAGGCGATGCCGGCTGGCGGCGAGGGTACAATCCGGATTGCTGGCGTCCCGCGCTCGGGGCCCGCCATCGACGTCGATCTGCTGGCCGGCCCCACGGCTCCGCCTTGCCTTGCCACCGACCAGCCGTCTGACTTGCTGCATCTGGATGATGGATCGCGAGTCCGGGCAAGCCTGGTGGTCCTCGGGCGGCCGACCATCTTCGTCAAGGCCTCGGATTTCGGTCTCAACGGTGATGAACCCCCAGAGGGCTGGCATCACACCACGTTACAACTGCTGGATCAGGTGGTGCGGGCCGGTGCCGCACACATGGGGTTGGCAGGGGCACCCTCTTCGGACCGCACGGCCCATCCGGCGATCGTCGTGGTGGGCCCGGCTGCTGACGTCATCGATGAAGAAGGCAACACACATCCGCCGGAGAGCATGCATCTATTGGGGCGCTGCATCCTGGCCGCACGGCTGCAGCCCGATTTTCCGGCCGATTGCGCAATCGCCCTGGCCGTCGCCGCGGCAATTCCCGGCACGGTGGTGGAAGAACTGATCGGCCAACCAATGAACAGGATCAGCCTGGGCCACGCTGGTGGCGTCATGCCCCTGGAGGCGCATGTTCGCCTCGATGACGGTATCTGGATCGCCGATCGCACACGTATCACCCGAACCGCACGGCGACTCATGTCCGGTCACGTTTTCCCGTGA
- a CDS encoding DUF3429 domain-containing protein: MTALPSTPSATRTTAVWLGAAGALPFIAAVLAGLLLADSLIAQWTGQAAFLYGAVILSFLGGIHWGLALTTARADSRAYIIGVIPSLVGWGAVLLPMRIGLVVLALGFIGQFLMDLRLSLPGWFRTLRLALTIVVSASLFLLAMLE, from the coding sequence ATGACCGCCCTGCCCTCGACCCCGTCAGCCACGCGTACCACCGCCGTCTGGTTAGGCGCGGCCGGTGCACTGCCATTCATCGCCGCCGTTCTGGCCGGTCTGCTGTTGGCGGACAGCCTCATTGCACAATGGACCGGGCAGGCCGCATTCCTTTACGGCGCCGTCATCCTGTCGTTTCTAGGCGGCATCCACTGGGGCCTCGCACTCACCACGGCCCGGGCTGACAGCCGCGCCTACATTATCGGCGTGATTCCGTCGCTGGTGGGCTGGGGCGCCGTCCTGCTGCCCATGCGCATCGGCCTGGTTGTGCTGGCCCTGGGCTTCATCGGCCAGTTCCTGATGGACCTTCGACTGAGCCTCCCGGGCTGGTTCCGGACGCTGCGACTGGCCTTGACGATTGTGGTCTCCGCCAGCCTCTTCCTGCTCGCAATGCTGGAGTGA
- the folX gene encoding dihydroneopterin triphosphate 2'-epimerase, with product MDPAQSVLINSSAQVDASRIHIKDLRLRTYVGFNKEEQEKRQDVVINIIIDYDALKAAQSDHPDDALNYKTITKQVIELVENNRFLLLEKLVHDILALALAHKAANVVEVEVDKPHALRFSDSVSLTMRGRRGDS from the coding sequence ATGGATCCGGCACAGTCAGTGTTGATCAACAGCAGTGCCCAGGTGGATGCGTCCCGCATTCACATCAAGGATCTGCGCCTGCGAACGTACGTGGGTTTCAACAAGGAAGAGCAGGAGAAGCGTCAGGACGTGGTGATCAACATCATCATCGACTATGACGCGCTGAAGGCGGCGCAGTCGGATCATCCGGACGATGCCCTCAACTACAAGACCATCACCAAGCAGGTGATTGAACTGGTTGAGAACAACCGCTTCCTGCTGCTGGAAAAACTGGTCCACGACATCCTTGCTCTCGCCCTGGCCCACAAGGCTGCGAACGTGGTGGAAGTGGAGGTGGACAAACCTCATGCCCTGCGCTTCTCCGACTCCGTGTCGCTGACCATGCGAGGGCGCCGAGGAGACAGCTGA
- a CDS encoding DUF1631 family protein has protein sequence MNRERRQYQRKAVTWDADLSGPGFGPLAFEITDFCDGGLFLVPATRTADNQLRQQGVGTTRIRVGLADPVSGRRRQVEATVVRVSEQGFGIAFAALQPELTGALDTIAASARSAQSAAFAADKRKPIGREQQRRGRDALRQCVDLIGSFLDGRLQAFTSQAEGALFQAAETAASNPVQAAHFGGIRMLKKHRHQFTHDIRELAVANWLDIGRFAINPEQDVAATADQLSLVDEGDFEDWLQRSEVISRAETRAIRSLRYLHRRLAVIADTPIDEYSNPISPVALCHHLADQLAIFRPDRASKGVIYQSFGKALLNQLGVLYDGINERLREAGVLPDLEDERLYISKVRDAHRSRPSELDQGAVERESGASTDDPGVAQAPLPGSGFGSLYRTVRDLFRASRQEAGGEAAAEAPPAHPATPQLASQAAASLPMPPAEAGTQAPPLREQLQNQIQTLQPGEGVGLAPEQVESVDLLESWFSELRPDVEDGGFFREWSHRLVPLALAEEMRDGSFLQQRDRPIHQLIDALDRAANAMAAARPADRESLRARLTPALEQAVAAGGAAEQLAEAAEALDSGIERSRKIVDAGMERVRQACEGSQRLSLARECVEEALLARLGEGEIPSPLLRLIEEGWRNHLVLVELRHGQDSAQWQRGLKAVDILLAGLGSEDVPRRRVKEPQKLFAYIHQALAQTNRPPAEIGALVGELERWLAEPLDGPYPPSGRFEAVEVGQAAEPTSAEELPEEWLGRAKLLNPGDWVQLPDSEGTPTTLRLAWVSRGRDRFVFVNRAGQRAAELKLPELALALGELDDPGEDLNTPATMRRWQDMLLKLNRQLSHQATHDPLTGLLNRKAMQRRIRYLLEHPKATGMQHVFCQFAMDDFKVVNNTVGHEGGDETLRQVAELLQDEAGKRLLIARMGGDEFAVLMVRTKADDARTYVERQLARLRERRFGTERQPIRLTASAGLVPFDRKSHDEEALLRDADNAVFRAKESGGNRYHIVRPDDADLADLQLSMNQATRVDLALESGGLQLRCQRIMPLQDAQLLPMFEVLISLADGDKENLRPDQFIPAAERFGRMPALDRWVIREVFDWYQANPDSVRGLGALSINLSGQTLNDVGFLDYLKSQFDSGRVDSAKICFEVTETAAMANLAVAADLIRELKQLGCRFALDDFGSGLSSYSYLKNLPADFLKIDGEFIRDLDSPGSDDAMVRSIHELCHHLGKVTVAEFVESDSIRRRLQSIGLDYAQGFGIERPILLEDLEPNAMYAT, from the coding sequence ATGAACAGGGAACGCAGACAATATCAACGAAAAGCCGTGACCTGGGATGCGGACCTCAGCGGTCCCGGTTTCGGGCCGCTGGCATTCGAGATCACGGACTTCTGTGACGGTGGCCTGTTTCTGGTACCGGCGACACGCACAGCCGACAACCAGTTGCGTCAGCAGGGGGTGGGGACGACCCGTATTCGGGTCGGTCTGGCCGACCCGGTCAGCGGACGCCGCCGACAGGTGGAGGCAACTGTGGTCCGGGTATCCGAACAGGGCTTCGGCATCGCCTTTGCCGCCCTGCAGCCCGAATTGACCGGCGCCCTCGACACCATCGCGGCTAGCGCCCGCTCTGCGCAATCGGCCGCCTTCGCCGCCGACAAGCGCAAGCCCATCGGGCGCGAGCAGCAGCGCCGTGGGCGCGACGCCCTGCGCCAGTGCGTTGACCTCATCGGCAGCTTCCTCGACGGCCGGCTGCAGGCCTTCACATCGCAGGCGGAAGGCGCACTGTTCCAGGCAGCGGAGACCGCCGCAAGCAACCCGGTTCAAGCCGCCCACTTCGGCGGCATTCGCATGCTCAAGAAGCACCGCCATCAGTTCACCCACGATATTCGCGAACTGGCCGTCGCCAACTGGCTGGATATCGGCCGCTTCGCCATCAATCCGGAACAGGACGTCGCTGCCACCGCCGATCAGCTGTCCCTGGTGGATGAAGGCGACTTCGAGGACTGGCTGCAGCGCTCCGAAGTGATTTCCCGGGCCGAGACCCGGGCCATCCGCAGCCTGCGCTACCTGCACCGGCGCCTGGCGGTGATCGCCGACACGCCCATCGACGAATACAGCAACCCCATCTCCCCCGTGGCGCTGTGTCATCACCTGGCAGACCAACTCGCCATTTTCCGACCGGATCGCGCCAGCAAGGGGGTGATCTATCAGAGTTTCGGCAAGGCTCTGCTGAACCAGCTAGGCGTCCTTTACGACGGCATCAACGAACGGTTACGCGAGGCCGGCGTGCTCCCGGACCTGGAAGACGAGCGGCTTTACATCAGCAAGGTTCGGGATGCACACCGCTCCCGACCCAGTGAACTCGATCAGGGAGCCGTGGAGCGGGAATCGGGCGCAAGCACGGACGACCCGGGTGTTGCCCAGGCACCGCTGCCGGGATCGGGTTTCGGTAGCCTCTATCGCACGGTTCGCGATCTATTTAGAGCCAGTCGCCAGGAGGCCGGCGGAGAAGCTGCGGCCGAAGCCCCTCCAGCGCACCCCGCGACACCACAGTTGGCCAGCCAGGCGGCCGCCTCCCTGCCGATGCCCCCAGCGGAGGCGGGAACACAAGCGCCCCCCTTGCGCGAGCAATTGCAGAACCAGATTCAGACCTTGCAGCCCGGCGAGGGTGTGGGGCTGGCACCGGAACAGGTCGAAAGCGTCGATCTTCTGGAGTCATGGTTTTCCGAATTGCGACCGGATGTCGAAGATGGTGGTTTTTTCCGCGAATGGAGTCACCGCCTGGTGCCGCTGGCGCTGGCCGAAGAGATGCGCGACGGCAGCTTTCTGCAGCAACGTGATCGCCCCATCCACCAACTGATCGACGCCCTGGATCGGGCAGCCAATGCCATGGCCGCAGCCCGCCCGGCAGACCGTGAATCCTTGCGCGCTCGTCTGACTCCGGCCCTGGAACAGGCCGTCGCGGCGGGCGGCGCAGCCGAACAACTCGCCGAGGCGGCCGAAGCCCTGGACTCCGGCATTGAGCGTTCTCGCAAGATCGTTGACGCCGGTATGGAACGCGTCCGGCAGGCTTGCGAAGGCTCGCAACGTCTGTCCCTGGCCCGGGAGTGCGTGGAGGAGGCCCTGCTGGCCCGGCTAGGCGAGGGCGAGATTCCTTCCCCCCTGCTGCGATTGATCGAGGAGGGCTGGCGCAATCATCTGGTCCTGGTCGAACTGCGTCACGGGCAGGACAGCGCCCAATGGCAGCGCGGCCTCAAGGCCGTGGACATCCTGCTGGCTGGCCTGGGATCAGAAGATGTGCCAAGGCGACGGGTCAAGGAGCCGCAAAAGCTGTTCGCCTACATTCATCAGGCCTTGGCGCAGACCAACCGTCCACCGGCAGAGATCGGCGCACTAGTGGGTGAACTCGAGCGATGGCTTGCCGAACCCCTGGACGGCCCCTACCCGCCCAGCGGTCGCTTCGAGGCGGTGGAAGTGGGACAGGCGGCGGAGCCCACCAGCGCCGAGGAGTTGCCCGAGGAGTGGCTCGGCCGCGCCAAGTTGCTCAATCCCGGTGACTGGGTGCAACTACCGGATAGCGAGGGCACACCCACCACGCTACGCCTGGCATGGGTCAGTCGCGGCCGGGACCGCTTCGTGTTCGTCAATCGCGCGGGACAACGTGCCGCGGAACTCAAACTGCCGGAACTTGCCCTGGCGCTGGGCGAACTGGACGACCCCGGCGAGGACCTGAACACCCCGGCCACGATGCGCCGCTGGCAGGACATGCTGCTGAAGCTGAACCGGCAGCTCTCCCATCAGGCCACCCATGATCCGCTCACCGGCCTGCTTAACCGCAAGGCCATGCAGCGGCGCATCCGCTACCTGCTGGAACACCCCAAGGCCACGGGCATGCAGCATGTTTTCTGCCAGTTCGCCATGGACGACTTCAAGGTGGTGAACAACACGGTGGGACATGAAGGTGGCGATGAGACCCTGCGCCAGGTTGCAGAGCTGCTACAGGACGAAGCCGGCAAGCGCCTGCTGATCGCCCGCATGGGGGGCGACGAATTCGCGGTACTGATGGTGCGCACCAAGGCGGACGACGCCCGCACCTATGTGGAACGTCAGCTGGCCCGGCTGCGCGAACGGCGCTTCGGCACCGAACGCCAGCCTATCCGGCTGACGGCGAGCGCCGGCCTGGTGCCCTTCGACCGCAAGAGTCACGACGAGGAGGCGCTGCTCCGGGATGCCGACAACGCTGTCTTCCGAGCCAAGGAGAGCGGCGGCAATCGCTACCATATCGTGCGGCCCGATGACGCCGACCTGGCGGACCTGCAATTGAGCATGAACCAGGCGACCCGGGTTGATCTGGCACTGGAATCCGGTGGCCTGCAACTGCGCTGTCAGCGGATAATGCCGCTGCAGGACGCGCAACTCCTGCCCATGTTCGAAGTGCTGATCAGCCTGGCAGATGGCGACAAGGAGAACCTGCGGCCGGATCAGTTCATTCCGGCCGCGGAGCGCTTTGGCCGGATGCCGGCCCTGGACCGCTGGGTGATCCGTGAAGTCTTCGACTGGTATCAGGCCAACCCGGACTCGGTGCGTGGCCTCGGGGCCCTGTCCATCAACCTGTCGGGGCAGACCCTCAACGACGTGGGCTTCCTGGATTACCTGAAAAGTCAGTTCGATTCCGGTCGTGTGGATTCCGCCAAGATCTGCTTCGAGGTCACGGAAACCGCGGCCATGGCCAACCTTGCAGTCGCGGCCGACCTGATCCGCGAACTCAAGCAGCTGGGGTGTCGTTTTGCCCTGGACGATTTCGGCAGCGGCCTGTCGTCCTACTCCTACCTGAAGAATCTGCCCGCAGACTTCCTCAAGATCGACGGCGAGTTCATCCGCGACCTGGACAGCCCCGGCTCCGACGATGCCATGGTTCGCTCCATCCACGAACTCTGCCATCACCTTGGCAAGGTCACCGTCGCGGAGTTCGTCGAATCCGACAGCATCCGCCGTCGCTTGCAGTCGATCGGGCTCGATTACGCTCAGGGCTTCGGCATCGAACGGCCCATCCTGCTGGAAGACCTCGAACCCAATGCCATGTATGCCACCTGA
- a CDS encoding KamA family radical SAM protein, with amino-acid sequence MSRTLPLQASAVETSTGPRRFHVYTLRNMHEIPGLERMSAEERFAMQVVANVLPFRVNEYVINELIDWEQVPDDPIYQLTIPQRDMLAPESFNRMADVLRGDADRAEVQRVAREIRGELNPHPAGQMDLNVPEFEGEKVEGMQHKYRETVLFFPSQGQVCHSYCTFCFRWAQFVGDKELRFASNEADTLIEYLRTHHEVSDLLMTGGDPMVMKTRNLAQYLEPLLAADLDHVQTVRIGTKALTFWPYRFVSDKDADDLLRLLEKLVRAGKHVALMAHYNHPNELATPIAEEAIRRVRATGAEIRAQGPLLNHINNDAGAWATLWRRQVQLGIIPYYMFVERDTGARRYFEVPLARAWDVYRSAMQQVSGLGRTARGPSMSADPGKVEIQGVTEIHGEKVFVLRFIQGRNPDWVQRPFFAQYDPQATWLNQLKPAFGEKEFFFEEEYRRMLAAKQA; translated from the coding sequence GTGAGCAGAACTCTGCCGCTGCAAGCATCAGCCGTTGAGACTTCCACCGGTCCCCGCCGGTTTCATGTCTACACGCTGCGCAACATGCACGAGATTCCGGGGCTGGAGCGTATGTCGGCGGAGGAACGCTTCGCCATGCAGGTCGTCGCCAACGTCTTGCCGTTCCGGGTCAATGAGTACGTGATCAACGAGTTGATCGACTGGGAGCAGGTGCCCGACGACCCCATCTACCAACTCACCATTCCGCAGCGTGACATGCTCGCGCCGGAGAGTTTCAACCGGATGGCTGACGTGCTGCGCGGTGATGCCGATCGGGCCGAGGTGCAGCGTGTCGCCCGCGAGATTCGCGGTGAGCTCAACCCGCATCCGGCGGGTCAGATGGATCTGAACGTGCCCGAGTTCGAAGGCGAGAAGGTCGAGGGCATGCAGCACAAGTATCGCGAGACGGTGCTGTTCTTCCCGAGCCAGGGGCAGGTCTGTCACTCGTATTGCACCTTCTGCTTTCGATGGGCGCAATTCGTGGGTGACAAGGAGTTGCGCTTTGCATCCAACGAGGCGGATACCCTTATCGAGTACCTGCGCACCCACCATGAGGTGAGCGATCTGCTCATGACCGGCGGCGATCCGATGGTCATGAAGACGCGCAATCTGGCCCAGTATCTCGAGCCGCTACTGGCGGCGGACCTTGACCATGTGCAGACGGTTCGCATCGGCACCAAGGCGCTGACCTTCTGGCCCTATCGCTTCGTCAGCGACAAGGATGCTGATGATCTGCTCCGACTGCTGGAGAAACTGGTCCGGGCCGGGAAGCACGTGGCGCTGATGGCCCACTACAACCACCCCAATGAACTGGCCACCCCCATCGCGGAGGAGGCGATCCGCCGGGTGCGCGCAACCGGCGCGGAAATCCGCGCCCAGGGCCCACTGCTCAATCATATCAATAACGATGCCGGCGCCTGGGCGACGCTATGGCGACGTCAGGTGCAACTCGGCATTATTCCGTACTACATGTTCGTGGAGCGTGATACCGGTGCACGGCGCTATTTCGAAGTGCCGCTGGCCCGGGCCTGGGACGTCTACCGAAGCGCCATGCAACAGGTGTCCGGGCTCGGTCGCACTGCCCGGGGCCCCTCCATGAGCGCTGATCCGGGCAAGGTGGAGATCCAGGGGGTCACCGAGATCCATGGCGAGAAGGTCTTCGTGCTGCGTTTCATCCAGGGTCGCAATCCGGACTGGGTGCAGCGGCCGTTTTTCGCCCAGTACGATCCGCAGGCCACCTGGCTGAACCAACTCAAGCCCGCCTTCGGCGAAAAGGAGTTTTTCTTCGAGGAAGAGTACCGCCGGATGCTGGCAGCCAAACAGGCCTAG
- a CDS encoding SLC13 family permease, translated as MQLSRQRLGLYLGPVVLVIGWLIGPLWGLSEAQWAVALVAALMATWWISEALPLAATALVPIVLFPAFDVMAPGNVTRAFGNDLIFLFLGGFFIAVTMQRWNLHRRIALHTIRLVGLDPRRMILGFMVATAFLSMWISNTATAMMMLPIALAVLQQSREEADKTGEALAAGFGVTLMLGIAYGASIGGVATLIGTPPNAVLAGMANELYGIDIGFAQWMAFGLPFSVIMLGIAWVYLVFGRHGRGMSKLPGGHDLIARELQEIGTIGRAEQRVLIVFVCVALAWITRGFLPEGMLNQINDSSIGIAGALALFLLPSGEKSGERLLDWETAVKIPWDIVLLFGGGFALAAGFTETGLSEAMANGMEGLAGAPVILMIAACVALVVFLTEVTSNTATATLFVPLMGALAVATGFHPLSLMAAVAVAASCAFMLPVATPPNAVVFGSRAITVPQMARAGFALNIVTILLTTAFIYWLLPVVMGISLQP; from the coding sequence ATGCAATTGTCCCGTCAGCGGCTCGGGCTGTATCTCGGTCCTGTCGTGCTTGTCATCGGTTGGCTTATCGGCCCTCTGTGGGGTCTGTCCGAGGCGCAGTGGGCAGTGGCCCTGGTCGCCGCACTCATGGCCACCTGGTGGATATCCGAAGCGTTGCCGCTAGCCGCTACTGCATTGGTACCAATCGTCCTGTTTCCAGCCTTCGACGTGATGGCCCCGGGCAACGTCACCCGGGCATTCGGCAATGATCTGATCTTTCTGTTCCTTGGCGGCTTTTTCATCGCCGTCACCATGCAGCGCTGGAATCTGCATCGGCGCATCGCCCTCCATACCATCCGTCTTGTCGGTCTGGATCCGCGCCGCATGATCCTCGGGTTCATGGTTGCGACTGCATTCCTTTCAATGTGGATCAGCAACACTGCGACGGCAATGATGATGCTGCCCATCGCGCTGGCTGTTCTCCAGCAAAGCCGCGAAGAGGCGGACAAGACGGGGGAGGCACTGGCTGCGGGTTTCGGCGTGACGCTGATGCTGGGTATTGCCTACGGTGCCTCCATCGGTGGTGTCGCGACCCTGATCGGCACACCGCCCAACGCCGTGTTGGCGGGCATGGCCAATGAACTCTACGGTATCGATATTGGTTTCGCCCAGTGGATGGCTTTCGGTCTGCCATTCTCGGTGATCATGCTGGGTATCGCCTGGGTGTATCTGGTTTTTGGCCGCCATGGCCGGGGCATGTCGAAACTGCCGGGTGGCCATGACCTGATCGCCAGGGAATTGCAGGAAATCGGCACCATCGGGCGTGCCGAGCAGCGGGTGCTGATCGTATTCGTCTGCGTTGCACTGGCATGGATCACGCGGGGATTCCTGCCTGAGGGAATGCTCAACCAGATCAATGATTCCAGTATCGGTATCGCAGGGGCCCTGGCCCTGTTTTTACTGCCTTCCGGCGAGAAATCAGGAGAGAGGCTGCTCGACTGGGAAACGGCGGTGAAGATTCCCTGGGATATCGTGCTGTTGTTTGGTGGCGGCTTTGCGCTGGCGGCAGGCTTTACTGAAACCGGCCTGTCCGAGGCCATGGCAAACGGTATGGAGGGGCTTGCCGGTGCGCCGGTCATTCTCATGATCGCCGCCTGTGTTGCGCTGGTTGTGTTCCTCACCGAGGTCACATCCAACACGGCCACGGCAACATTGTTTGTGCCCTTGATGGGTGCCCTGGCGGTGGCCACGGGGTTCCATCCCCTGTCCTTGATGGCAGCCGTGGCGGTGGCCGCTTCCTGCGCCTTCATGCTGCCGGTGGCCACCCCACCCAACGCCGTGGTGTTCGGGAGTCGGGCGATCACCGTGCCGCAAATGGCACGGGCGGGCTTCGCCCTGAACATCGTGACGATCCTGCTCACCACCGCCTTCATCTATTGGCTGCTGCCGGTGGTCATGGGGATCTCGTTGCAGCCCTGA
- the folE gene encoding GTP cyclohydrolase I FolE codes for MSIDMAQCFEHIITGVGEDVRREGLVKTPARAAQAFEYLTRGYGQDLDELVNGAVFSSDSDEMVIVKGIEFYSLCEHHLLPFIGQANVAYIPNGKVIGLSKIARIVDMYARRLQIQENLTREVAEAVLRVTEANGVAVQMNARHMCMMMRGVGKQNSEMSTSVMLGAFRDSQNTRNEFLQLIR; via the coding sequence ATGAGCATCGACATGGCCCAATGCTTCGAACATATCATCACCGGGGTCGGCGAAGACGTCAGGCGCGAGGGTCTGGTCAAGACGCCCGCCCGCGCCGCGCAGGCCTTCGAGTACCTCACCCGGGGCTACGGGCAGGATCTCGACGAACTCGTCAACGGCGCCGTGTTCAGCTCCGACAGTGACGAAATGGTCATCGTCAAGGGCATCGAATTCTACTCGCTGTGCGAGCACCATCTGCTGCCGTTCATTGGTCAGGCCAACGTCGCCTACATTCCCAACGGCAAGGTCATCGGGCTGTCGAAGATCGCCCGCATCGTTGACATGTACGCCCGCCGGCTGCAGATACAGGAAAACCTCACCCGGGAAGTGGCCGAGGCGGTGCTAAGGGTCACCGAAGCCAACGGGGTTGCCGTGCAGATGAATGCGCGTCACATGTGCATGATGATGCGTGGCGTCGGCAAGCAGAACTCCGAGATGAGCACCTCCGTGATGCTGGGTGCGTTCCGGGACTCCCAGAACACCCGCAACGAGTTCCTGCAACTGATACGGTAA